In one window of Acidobacteriota bacterium DNA:
- a CDS encoding right-handed parallel beta-helix repeat-containing protein, with protein MLRQILGICLFAITILSFSIGLTSISAYKAVDTSLNPVVHLQKDQPRGLALGSVSNLLQPKAQDIRAMIKPVSRLQTQGVTSHLFPEVQSELLRAGGTLEQQIAPGLERRISGIPESAAVEWTVAPWADPGQIELEFPGVEWAETLADQTLVLHMGGSKEIRLSEAVARQEGPNQTLEVPVSAVYYGGGRVGISVGIYSRSEPLVVSTRVFVSNATFNVTNLNDSGSGSLRQAITDANNNGSAADTITFQSGLTGTISLSSSLPLISGTLTITGPGASTLTVNGGSFTIFSVANGITLQMSGLRVTGGGVSSGLNAAHLDVGGGTATLSNCEFSGANGTAVASFISITMTNCAIINASQFGLRNGRTAALTNVTISNCGTIGLESSSGVTVSTTLVNCTIANNASVGYSANLRAGETHSLTLKNTIIANNLNPQIRFISNGGTSNLTSQGFNLLSDNSLSPSVASDLLNTNPILAALASNGGTTQTRALLPGSPAINAGTATGAPTTDQRGISRVGTTDIGAFESRGFTMALSNGNNQSTAVNTSFATPLSVTVSSANSEPVNGGQVTFTPPVSGASCTIAGNPATISSGTATTGTVTANGTTGGPYTVAASAQGVTTGVNFSLTNNVAGTTVSSMSRASTNPACINTSVSWTVTFAASVTGVTTSNFSLVGGTGASITGVSGSGTTRTVTANTGTAAATLGLNMVNATGVSPGPTNLPFTGQTYTVNGNPTTANAGSDQAICSGSATLAANNPSVGTGQWSVVSGPSTSSAQFSSTSSPTATFTPAGGAGTYTLRWTISNSPCTASTDDVVITLVSTVVTNGNDSGAGSLRQIITDACAGSTITFSGVTTVTLTTAELAINKNLTINGGSGVTVTRSTAGGTPNFRIFNITSGSVAMNNLTISNGNQTLGGGVRVDAGCSLNLQTCLVSGNTATGNTSGDGGGGLWIAANAGNITINQSTISGNSCTNANGFGGGLRTQGALSGGSTLTVTNSTINNNTIQTSGAGLYIDGAATTMTNCTISNNSGNSLGGGILFSASTATLTNVTIANNSANNGGGISSGGSTITLTNCLIAQNQGAGGDIDVQAAITSSSSFNLIGVDFQLTGITNGTNGNQIGTQANPVIPRLGGLASNGGPTQTRALLPGSPAVNAGTNAGAPTTDQRGISRPQQSTVDIGAFESRGFTMAISSGNNQSTLASTNFTNPLAVTVSSANSEPVNGGRVTFTPPGSGASCTLAGNPATITSGTATTGTVTANATTGSYTVAASAAGVTTGVSFNLNNTGTSVTSINRASTNPACTSTSVTWTVTFAASVTGVSTSNFSVVGGTGASVTSVTGSGTTRTVTANTGTAATASLGLNMVNSTGVNPGITNLPFTGQTYSVNGAPTTANAGPDQSRCVSTPTTTLAANTPTTGNGLWTVVTAPPGGNTLSAQFSNTSSATSNFTPSPAVTGNYTLRWTISNSPCTASTDDVVITYQGAPTVSNAGPDQTLCLGTNATLAANNPTVGTGQWSVVSGPSTSTAQFSNTASQTATFTPASGAGAYTLRWTISNSPCTASTDDVVITYQANPTASNAGPDQTLCVGSNATLAANNPTVGTGQWSVVSGPSTSTAQFSSVSNRTATFTPAGGPGAYTLRWTISNSPCTASTDDVVITYQANPTGSNAGPDQTLCLGTNATLAANTPGTGTGQWSVVTGPSTSSAQFSSTSNPTATFTPASGTGTYTLRWTISNAPCTASTDDVAITINSVPTVNPVTPTAICSDGTTNIALTSTPSGATFSWTIGTVTGTVTGQTAGSGSSIAQTLTGSGAVTYVVTGTLSGCPSAPVNIVQTVNPNPVVNPVSPTAICSGGTTSIALTSTPSGATFSWTIGTVTGTVTGQTASSGSTIAQTLTGSGTVTYVVTGTLSGCPSAPVNIVQTVNPNPVVNPASPPAICSGGTTNIALTSTPSGASFSWTIGTVTGSVTGQTAGSGSTIAQTLTGSGTVTYVVTGTLSGCPSAPVNIVQTVNPNPTVNPVSPTAICNGGTTNITLTSTPSGASFSWTIGTVTGTVTGQTAGSGSSIAQTLTGSGTVTYVVTGTLSGCPSAPVNVVQTVTGPPSVNPVSPAAICSGGTTSIALTSTPGGATFDWTIGTVTGTVTGQTAGSGSTIAQTLTGSGTVTYVVTPSLSGCTGTPVNIVQTVNPNPVVNPVSPTAICSGGTTNIALTSTPSGASFSWTIGTVTGTVTGQTASSGNTIAQTLTGNGTVTYVVTGTLNGCPSAPVNIVQTVNPNPVVNPVSPTAICSGGTTNIALTSTPGGASFSWTIGTVTGTVTGQTASSGSTIAQTLTGSGSVTYIVTGTLNGCPSAPVNIVQSVTGPPSVNPVSPTAICSGGTTNIALTSTPGGASFSWTIGTVTGSVTGQTAGSGSTIAQTLTGSGTVTYVVTPSLSGCTGSPVQPRFVVAEQPASR; from the coding sequence ATGCTACGCCAGATACTGGGGATTTGTCTGTTCGCGATTACCATATTGAGTTTCAGTATTGGACTCACATCAATTTCAGCCTACAAAGCGGTGGATACCAGTTTGAATCCGGTAGTTCATCTGCAGAAGGATCAGCCACGTGGTTTAGCGTTGGGATCGGTTTCCAACCTGCTTCAGCCAAAAGCGCAGGATATCCGCGCCATGATAAAACCGGTTTCGCGCCTTCAAACTCAGGGAGTTACCTCACACCTCTTTCCTGAGGTGCAATCTGAACTGCTCCGTGCGGGAGGCACCCTGGAACAGCAAATCGCACCAGGACTTGAACGGCGCATCAGTGGGATTCCGGAAAGCGCCGCCGTGGAGTGGACCGTTGCTCCCTGGGCGGATCCCGGCCAGATTGAACTGGAGTTTCCAGGTGTTGAGTGGGCTGAGACGCTGGCTGACCAGACGCTGGTTTTGCACATGGGAGGGAGCAAGGAAATTCGGCTTTCAGAGGCCGTAGCCCGGCAGGAAGGACCGAACCAAACCCTGGAGGTGCCAGTCTCGGCGGTCTATTACGGTGGTGGTCGAGTTGGAATCTCGGTTGGCATCTATTCAAGGAGCGAACCACTCGTGGTCTCAACGCGGGTGTTTGTCTCAAATGCCACGTTTAACGTGACCAATCTCAATGATTCAGGATCAGGTTCACTCAGGCAGGCGATTACCGATGCTAATAACAACGGATCCGCTGCTGATACCATTACCTTTCAGTCTGGACTGACCGGAACAATCTCGCTGTCGAGTAGCCTGCCGCTCATCAGTGGAACATTAACGATTACCGGGCCTGGCGCCTCAACGCTGACGGTCAACGGCGGGAGCTTCACAATTTTCAGTGTGGCTAACGGTATTACCTTGCAGATGAGCGGTTTACGGGTGACAGGCGGAGGTGTCTCCAGCGGGCTCAATGCGGCTCACCTGGATGTTGGCGGAGGCACCGCAACCCTTTCCAACTGTGAATTCTCTGGCGCCAATGGTACGGCGGTGGCCTCTTTTATTTCAATCACCATGACAAACTGCGCCATCATCAATGCCAGCCAATTTGGCTTGAGGAATGGACGCACGGCGGCGCTTACCAATGTGACGATCAGTAACTGTGGAACAATTGGACTCGAATCATCATCAGGGGTGACGGTCTCAACCACGTTGGTGAATTGCACGATTGCCAATAATGCGTCAGTCGGTTATAGCGCGAATTTGCGAGCTGGGGAAACCCATTCCCTCACCTTAAAAAACACCATTATTGCAAATAATTTGAATCCTCAAATTCGGTTTATTTCAAATGGCGGGACGTCCAACCTGACCTCGCAAGGATTCAATCTGCTGAGCGACAATAGTCTGTCGCCATCGGTTGCCAGTGACCTCCTCAATACCAATCCCATCCTGGCGGCATTGGCGAGCAACGGCGGAACGACCCAAACCCGCGCCTTACTCCCAGGCAGTCCCGCCATCAATGCCGGGACGGCAACCGGTGCTCCAACCACCGACCAGCGTGGCATCAGCCGGGTTGGAACGACCGACATCGGTGCGTTTGAATCGCGTGGGTTTACGATGGCCCTGTCAAACGGGAACAACCAGAGCACGGCGGTGAATACAAGCTTTGCCACTCCATTGTCGGTGACGGTGAGCAGCGCCAATAGCGAGCCGGTCAACGGTGGGCAAGTCACCTTTACCCCGCCCGTAAGCGGTGCCAGTTGTACCATTGCCGGAAATCCGGCCACAATTTCGAGCGGTACCGCCACGACTGGCACCGTTACCGCCAATGGAACAACCGGTGGGCCATACACGGTGGCGGCCAGCGCCCAAGGGGTTACAACCGGAGTCAATTTCAGCCTGACGAACAATGTGGCTGGGACGACGGTGAGTTCAATGAGCCGGGCTTCGACCAATCCAGCCTGTATCAATACTTCGGTAAGCTGGACGGTGACCTTTGCCGCATCGGTGACGGGTGTAACGACGTCAAACTTCTCACTGGTGGGAGGAACTGGCGCCAGTATCACGGGGGTAAGCGGTTCGGGAACAACCCGAACGGTAACGGCCAATACCGGAACGGCAGCGGCAACCCTGGGATTGAATATGGTCAATGCGACGGGAGTGAGCCCCGGTCCGACGAATCTACCATTCACCGGCCAGACCTATACCGTCAACGGCAACCCGACGACGGCCAATGCCGGCTCTGATCAGGCGATTTGTAGTGGTTCGGCCACGCTGGCAGCCAACAATCCGTCAGTGGGAACAGGACAGTGGTCAGTTGTGAGCGGACCGAGTACGTCATCCGCCCAATTTAGCAGCACATCAAGTCCAACGGCGACGTTTACGCCAGCCGGTGGGGCCGGAACGTACACCTTGCGGTGGACGATTTCAAATTCACCCTGCACGGCTTCGACCGATGATGTGGTCATCACCCTGGTATCAACCGTGGTCACCAACGGGAATGACAGCGGTGCCGGGAGCTTACGGCAGATCATTACCGATGCCTGCGCCGGGAGCACGATTACGTTCTCTGGTGTGACAACCGTGACCTTGACGACGGCGGAACTGGCGATCAACAAAAATCTGACCATCAATGGTGGTTCAGGTGTGACAGTGACCCGGAGCACGGCTGGGGGAACACCGAATTTCCGGATTTTCAACATCACCAGCGGCAGCGTGGCGATGAACAATCTGACCATCAGCAATGGAAATCAGACGCTTGGCGGCGGCGTGAGAGTTGACGCCGGCTGCAGTTTGAACCTGCAAACGTGTCTTGTTTCAGGAAATACCGCAACCGGGAATACGTCGGGTGATGGCGGTGGTGGGCTCTGGATTGCCGCCAATGCTGGAAATATTACAATCAACCAGTCAACGATTTCAGGGAATAGCTGTACCAATGCCAATGGATTTGGAGGAGGACTGCGGACCCAAGGTGCATTGAGCGGTGGTTCAACTTTAACCGTTACGAACTCAACCATTAACAATAATACGATTCAGACATCAGGTGCCGGTCTCTATATTGACGGTGCCGCCACCACGATGACGAACTGTACCATCAGTAATAACAGTGGTAACAGTTTGGGAGGTGGAATTCTGTTTAGTGCTTCGACGGCGACACTTACAAATGTGACTATTGCCAATAATAGTGCGAACAATGGTGGTGGAATTAGCAGCGGAGGTTCAACCATTACCCTCACCAATTGCCTGATTGCCCAGAACCAGGGCGCCGGTGGCGATATTGACGTGCAGGCAGCCATTACATCTTCAAGCTCGTTTAACCTGATTGGTGTAGATTTTCAGTTGACTGGTATTACCAACGGCACCAATGGGAACCAGATTGGGACTCAGGCAAATCCAGTGATTCCACGCCTGGGCGGATTGGCTTCCAATGGCGGACCAACCCAAACCAGAGCCTTATTGCCTGGAAGCCCGGCGGTCAATGCCGGGACCAACGCCGGAGCGCCCACAACCGATCAGCGCGGGATTTCGCGGCCACAACAAAGCACAGTGGATATTGGCGCCTTTGAATCGCGTGGCTTTACGATGGCGATTTCGAGTGGAAACAACCAGAGCACCCTGGCGAGTACAAACTTTACCAATCCTCTGGCAGTCACCGTGAGCAGTGCCAATAGTGAGCCGGTCAACGGTGGGCGGGTGACGTTTACCCCGCCCGGAAGCGGTGCCAGTTGTACGCTGGCTGGCAATCCAGCCACCATCACCAGTGGAACGGCGACAACCGGAACGGTAACAGCCAACGCCACGACGGGTTCATACACGGTGGCCGCCAGCGCCGCCGGGGTTACAACCGGTGTCAGTTTCAACCTGAACAACACCGGAACGTCGGTGACGTCAATCAATCGGGCTTCAACCAATCCAGCCTGCACCAGTACCTCAGTTACCTGGACGGTGACCTTTGCGGCGTCGGTGACAGGGGTGAGTACCTCGAATTTCTCAGTTGTTGGTGGGACCGGTGCCAGCGTGACCAGTGTGACTGGTTCTGGCACCACGCGAACCGTAACGGCCAACACTGGAACGGCGGCCACGGCTTCGCTGGGATTAAATATGGTCAATTCAACCGGAGTGAATCCTGGCATTACCAATCTGCCATTTACCGGACAAACCTATTCCGTCAATGGCGCACCGACGACCGCGAATGCCGGTCCAGATCAATCACGGTGCGTCTCAACGCCGACCACGACGCTGGCAGCCAATACCCCAACCACGGGGAACGGGCTCTGGACGGTCGTGACGGCACCGCCGGGAGGGAACACGTTATCCGCCCAATTCAGCAATACCAGCTCAGCAACCTCGAACTTTACGCCAAGCCCAGCCGTGACAGGGAATTACACGTTGCGGTGGACGATCTCAAATTCACCCTGTACGGCATCAACCGATGATGTGGTGATTACCTACCAGGGAGCACCGACCGTTTCGAATGCCGGTCCGGATCAAACGTTATGTCTGGGAACGAATGCGACCCTGGCCGCCAATAATCCAACTGTGGGAACGGGACAATGGTCGGTGGTGAGTGGTCCAAGTACTTCAACCGCACAGTTTAGCAACACCGCCAGCCAGACCGCGACCTTTACTCCAGCCAGCGGCGCTGGGGCGTACACACTGCGGTGGACGATTTCAAATTCACCCTGTACCGCTTCAACCGATGATGTGGTGATTACCTATCAGGCCAATCCGACTGCCTCGAATGCCGGCCCAGATCAGACATTGTGCGTGGGATCAAATGCGACGCTAGCGGCCAACAACCCGACAGTCGGAACCGGTCAATGGTCAGTGGTCAGTGGTCCAAGTACTTCAACCGCACAGTTTAGCAGCGTTTCAAATCGAACCGCGACCTTTACCCCAGCCGGCGGGCCTGGAGCGTACACGCTACGGTGGACGATTTCAAATTCACCATGCACGGCGTCAACCGATGATGTGGTGATTACCTATCAGGCCAATCCGACCGGTTCGAATGCCGGTCCGGATCAGACGTTGTGTCTGGGAACGAACGCCACGCTGGCAGCTAACACGCCAGGCACGGGAACTGGTCAGTGGTCGGTGGTAACTGGCCCAAGCACCTCAAGCGCCCAATTCAGCAGCACTTCAAACCCAACCGCAACGTTTACGCCAGCCAGTGGCACCGGGACATATACCTTGCGGTGGACGATTTCAAATGCACCCTGCACAGCTTCAACGGATGATGTGGCCATCACGATCAATTCTGTTCCAACCGTGAACCCGGTTACTCCGACGGCGATTTGCAGTGATGGAACAACGAACATCGCCCTGACGAGCACGCCATCAGGTGCGACGTTTAGCTGGACGATTGGCACGGTGACCGGAACCGTGACCGGCCAGACGGCAGGTTCAGGCAGCAGCATCGCCCAGACCTTAACCGGAAGCGGAGCAGTGACGTATGTGGTGACCGGCACGCTCAGTGGCTGCCCAAGTGCACCAGTCAACATCGTTCAAACAGTCAATCCGAACCCGGTGGTGAATCCAGTAAGCCCGACGGCGATTTGCAGTGGCGGAACAACCAGCATCGCGCTGACCAGCACGCCATCAGGCGCCACCTTTAGCTGGACGATTGGCACGGTAACCGGAACCGTCACAGGTCAAACCGCAAGTTCGGGCAGCACGATTGCCCAGACCTTAACCGGAAGCGGAACGGTGACCTACGTGGTGACCGGGACGCTGAGTGGTTGCCCGAGCGCGCCAGTCAACATTGTCCAGACCGTGAATCCAAACCCGGTGGTGAATCCAGCTTCTCCACCAGCGATTTGCAGTGGCGGGACGACGAATATTGCTTTGACCAGCACCCCATCAGGTGCCAGCTTTAGCTGGACCATCGGCACCGTGACGGGAAGCGTGACAGGCCAAACAGCAGGTTCGGGCAGCACGATTGCCCAGACCTTAACCGGAAGTGGGACAGTGACCTACGTGGTGACCGGGACGCTCAGTGGCTGCCCAAGCGCACCAGTGAACATTGTCCAAACCGTCAATCCAAACCCAACCGTCAACCCAGTATCGCCAACGGCAATCTGCAATGGCGGAACCACAAATATCACCCTGACGAGCACACCATCAGGTGCAAGCTTTAGCTGGACGATTGGAACGGTGACCGGAACCGTGACGGGCCAGACAGCCGGTTCGGGCAGCAGCATCGCCCAGACCTTAACCGGAAGTGGGACAGTGACCTACGTGGTGACCGGGACGCTGAGCGGTTGCCCAAGTGCACCAGTCAACGTGGTGCAAACCGTGACCGGACCGCCTTCAGTTAACCCAGTATCACCAGCGGCGATTTGCAGTGGCGGAACAACCAGTATCGCCCTGACCAGTACTCCAGGTGGAGCGACGTTTGACTGGACCATCGGCACAGTAACTGGAACGGTGACCGGACAAACCGCCGGTTCGGGCAGCACGATTGCCCAGACGCTGACGGGAAGTGGAACGGTAACCTACGTCGTGACACCATCCTTGAGTGGTTGCACCGGAACACCAGTCAATATTGTCCAGACCGTGAATCCAAACCCGGTGGTGAACCCGGTGTCACCAACCGCGATTTGCAGTGGCGGAACAACGAACATTGCCCTGACCAGCACGCCATCAGGTGCAAGCTTTAGCTGGACGATTGGAACGGTGACCGGAACGGTTACGGGCCAAACCGCAAGCTCAGGCAACACGATTGCCCAGACCTTAACCGGAAATGGAACGGTGACTTACGTTGTGACGGGGACACTCAATGGCTGCCCAAGTGCGCCAGTCAACATCGTGCAAACAGTCAATCCAAACCCGGTCGTAAATCCTGTTTCACCAACGGCAATTTGCAGTGGTGGAACGACCAACATTGCATTGACCAGTACTCCAGGTGGAGCCAGCTTTAGCTGGACCATCGGAACCGTGACCGGAACAGTCACCGGCCAAACGGCAAGCTCCGGCAGCACGATTGCCCAGACCTTAACCGGAAGCGGATCAGTCACTTATATTGTGACAGGCACGCTCAATGGTTGTCCGAGTGCGCCAGTCAACATCGTGCAATCAGTAACTGGACCACCATCGGTGAATCCAGTGTCACCAACCGCGATTTGCAGTGGCGGAACAACCAATATCGCGCTAACGAGCACGCCGGGAGGCGCTTCGTTTAGCTGGACCATCGGAACGGTGACTGGATCAGTCACGGGACAAACGGCAGGTTCGGGCAGCACAATTGCCCAGACCTTAACCGGAAGCGGGACAGTGACTTATGTTGTAACGCCGTCACTCAGTGGTTGTACGGGAAGCCCGGTCCAACCGCGATTTGTAGTGGCGGAACAACCAGCATCGCGCTGA